A window from Nycticebus coucang isolate mNycCou1 chromosome X, mNycCou1.pri, whole genome shotgun sequence encodes these proteins:
- the LOC128576860 gene encoding LOW QUALITY PROTEIN: rab GTPase-binding effector protein 1-like (The sequence of the model RefSeq protein was modified relative to this genomic sequence to represent the inferred CDS: inserted 1 base in 1 codon; substituted 2 bases at 2 genomic stop codons): MRRQRSAFGSSLPAAVAVPGAPALAVPLWAAAAARRPAPQPDISLQQRVAELEKINGEYLRAQQQLEQEFNQKRAKFKELYLAKEEDLKRQNAVLQAAQDDLGHLPTQLWEAQGKMENIKAIATVSENTKQEAIDEVKRQWRKEVASLQAVMKETVRDYEHQFHLRLEQERTQWAQYRESAEXEIADLRRRLSEGQEEENLENEMKKAQEDAEKLRSVVMPMEKEIAALKDKLTEAEDKIKELEASKLKELNHYLEAEKSCRTDLEMYVAVLNTQKSVLEEDAEKLRKELHEVCHLLEQERQQHNQLKHTXQKANDQFLESQCLLMRDMQRMEIVLTSEQLRQVEELKKKDQENDEQQRLNKRKDHKKTDVEEEVKIPVVCALTQEESSAQLSNEEEHLDSTHGSVHSLDADLLLPSGDPFSKSDNDMFKDGFRRAQSTDSLGTSCSLQSKASGYNYKAKSAGNLDESEFEPLVGADSVSENFDTASLGSLQMPSGFMLTKDQERAIKAMTPEQEETASLLSSVTWGMESAYVSPSGYRLVSETEWNLLQKEVHNAGNKLGRRCDMCFSYEKQLQGIQIQEAETRDQVKKLQVMLRQANDQLEKTMKEKQELEDFIKQSSEDSSHQISALVLRAQASEILLEELQQVFSQAKRDVQEQMAVLMQSRXQVSEELVRLQKDNDSLQGKHSLHVSLQQVEDFILPDTIEALRELVLKYRENIVSVRTAADHVEEKLKAEILFLKEQIQAEQCLKENLEETLQLEIENCKEEIASISSLKAELERIKVEKGQLESTLKEKSQQLESLQEIKITLEEQLKKKTAAKVTIEQLMFEEKNKAQRLQTELDVSEQVQRDFVKFS, from the exons ATGAGGAGGCAGAGGTCAGCGTTCGGGTCCTCTCTGCCTGCGGCTGTGGCGGTGCCGGGGGCTCCAGCCTTAGCGGTTCCTCTctgggcggcggcggcggctcg CCGGCCGGCTCCCCAGCCTGACATTTCTCTTCAGCAACGGGTAGCAGAATTGGaaaaaattaatggagaatatttacgGGCACAGcagcagcttgagcaagaatttAATCAAAAGAGAGCAAAATTTAAGGAGTTATATTTGGCTAAAGAGGAGGATCTGAAGAGGCAAAATGCAGTGTTACAAGCTGCACAAGATGATTTGGGGCACCTTCCGACACAGCTATGGGAAGCTCAAGGAAAGATGGAGAATATTAAGGCTATTGCCACAGTCTCTGAGAATACCAAGCAAGAAGCCATAGATGAAGTGAAAAGACAGTGGAGAAAAGAAGTAGCTTCACTTCAGGCTGTTATGAAAGAAACAGTTCGTGATTATGAGCACCAGTTCCACCTCAGGCTGGAGCAGGAGCGAACGCAGTGGGCACAGTATAGAGAATCTGCAG AGGAAATAGCTGATTTAAGAAGAAGGCTGTCTGAAGGTCAAgaggaggaaaatttagaaaatgaaatgaaaaaggcCCAAGAAGATGCTGAAAAACTGCGGTCTGTTGTGATGCCCATGGAGAAGGAAATTGCAGCTTTGAAAGATAAACTGACAGAGGCTGAAGACAAGATTAAAGAGCTGGAGGCCTCAAAGCTTAAAGAATTGAATCACTATTTGGAAGCTGAAAAATCTTGTAGGACTGATCTAGAAATGTATGTAGCTGTTTTGAATACTCAGAAATCTGTTCTAGAGGAAGATGCTGAGAAACTGCGAAAAGAATTGCATGAAGTTTGCCATCTCTTGGAGCAAGAGCGACAGCAACATAACCAGTTAAAACATACATGACAGAAGGCCAATGACCAATTTCTGGAATCTCAGTGTTTACTGATGAGAGATATGCAGCGAATGGAGATTGTGCTAACTTCAGAACAGCTCCGACAAGTTGAAGAACTGAAGAAGAAAGATCAGGAGAATGATGAACAACAAAGACTCAATAAGAGAAAAGATCATAAAAAAACAGATGTTGAGGAAGAGGTAAAAATACCAGTAGTGTGTGCTTTAACTCAAGAAGAATCTTCAGCCCAGTTATCAAATGAAGAGGAGCATTTAGATAGCACCCATGGTTCAGTCCATTCCTTAGATGCAGATTTATTGTTACCATCTGGAGATCCATTCAGTAAATCGGACAATGACATGTTTAAAGATGGATTCAGGAGAGCACAGTCTACAGACAGCTTGGGAACCTCATGCTCATTGCAATCCAAAGCTTCAGGCTATAACTACAAAGCAAAATCTGCTGGAAACCTGGATGAGTCAGAGTTTGAACCCCTGGTGggagcagattcagtgtctgagaACTTTGATACTGCATCCCTTGGGTCACTCCAGATGCCAAGTGGGTTTATGTTAACCAAAGATCAGGAAAGAGCAATCAAGGCAATGACACCAGAACAAGAAGAGACAGCATCCCTCCTCTCTAGTGTCACCTGGGGCATGGAGAGTGCCTACGTGTCCCCCAGTGGTTACCGCTTAGTTAGTGAGACTGAGTGGAATCTCCTGCAGAAAGAGGTGCATAATGCTGGAAATAAACTTGGTAGACGTTGTGATATGTGTTTCAGTTATGAAAAACAGTTACAAGGAATTCagattcaggaggctgaaacaagagaccAGGTGAAAAAACTACAGGTGATGCTGAGGCAAGCTAATGACCAGTTAGAGAAGACAATGAAAGAGAAACAGGAGCTGGAAGACTTCATAAAGCAGAGCAGTGAAGATTCGAGTCACCAGATCTCTGCACTTGTTCTAAGAGCCCAAGCATCTGAGATCTTACTTGAAGAGTTACAACAAGTGTTTTCCCAGGCAAAGAGGGATGTTCAGGAACAGATGGCAGTGCTGATGCAGTCGCGGTAACAAGTTTCAGAAGAGCTGGTGAGGCTACAGAAAGATAATGACAGTCTCCAGGGAAAGCACAGCTTACATGTGTCACTACAGCAAGTGGAAGACTTCATCCTCCCAGACACTATAGAGGCCCTGCGGGAGTTGGTGCTGAAGTATCGAGAGAACATCGTCAGTGTGCGAACGGCAGCAGACCACGTGGAGGAGAAGCTGAAGGCAGAGATACTTTTCCTAAAAGAGCAGATTCAAGCAGAACAGTGTTTAAAAGAAAACCTTGAAGAAACTCTGcagctagaaatagaaaactgcaAGGAAGAAATAGCTTCCATTTCTAGCCTAAAAGCTGaattagaaagaataaaagtagaaaaaggacAGTTGGAGTCCACATTAAAAGAGAAGTCTCAACAGCTTGAGAGTcttcaggaaataaaaatcacattggaagaacagttaaagaaaaaaactgctgCTAAGGTTACCATTGAACAACTAATGTTTGAAGAGAAGAATAAAGCTCAGAGATTACAGACAGAATTAGATGTCAGTGAACAAGTCCAGAGAGATTTTGTAAAGTTTTCATAG